The following proteins are co-located in the Synchiropus splendidus isolate RoL2022-P1 chromosome 14, RoL_Sspl_1.0, whole genome shotgun sequence genome:
- the epx gene encoding eosinophil peroxidase — MDSGLPVFRSVLGLSLVLLCLPEQASQSRAVSNTSGTVYLGSAFVKEALQQATRLTDAAYVRSSDRLKKSVSEGALRPSDLLAQFKQPGSRTRAQIRAAELLDNTVELIREMVYTHAMAQPDPKDLLSEDDMQNLQQVTGCSAELQTPNCASDCLSERYRSLTGECNNRRHPRWGAANIPYSRWLPPEYEDVWGMPKGWDPSYTYHNFTLPPVRLVSQEVLFTHNEHIALDSTLSHLLVEWGQWIDHDLVLTPQSPSTSAFRTGADCAQTCSRDTPCFPIQIPHSDPRRDLQGCMPFFRSAPSCVDGVLPRHHREQLNAITSFVDASMVYGSSVTQASELRNHSSSMGSMALNMQHMDHGLAYMPYMPRLQTHFDPCGPRNATNRSALRGNITSCFQAGDSRANEHLGMIALHTLFLREHNRLVGALQLLNPHWSPETLYQEARKILGAVHQILTWDHYLPHVLGESALSSLMPPYSGYNDTVDPSIANVFAAAAFRFAHVTIQPIVSRLGAGYVADPRHPSLPLHHSLFASWRVVQEGGIDPVLRGLLLSPAKLQTPGQMMVEELTERLFQAQGGMPLDLGSLNLQRGRDHGLPGYGSWRRLCGLPAPNTASELAIILGNQTLAHKFQMLYGTPHNIDVWVGAIAEPALPGGRVGPLLACLLARQFRALRDGDRFWWQREGVFTRAQRQSLRTVSLSRIICDNSHITHVPVDPFSRTENPEAMLSCSSPLVPHLELHAWKEPDSDPHCGPVPRILSGYFLLCNSKVIYQCQSGFKLHGSSTISCDVSSRQWKPAPPTCQDVNECKEQAPPCPQSQECINLPGSFTCSEPSSLSVSLVTAVITVIGGAAALVMVLLCYRRYITRKKI, encoded by the exons ATGGACTCTGGACTGCCG GTGTTCCGCTCTGTGCTCGGACTTTCCCTGGTCCTGCTGTGCCTGCCTGAGCAGGCGTCACAGAGCCGAGCTGTCAGCAACACTTCAG GGACAGTGTATTTGGGTTCGGCCTTCGTGAAGGAGGCTCTGCAGCAGGCGACCCGACTGACTGATGCGGCGTACGTCCGCTCCAGTGACAG GTTGAAGAAGTCCGTGTCTGAGGGAGCCCTGCGGCCTAGTGACCTGCTGGCTCAGTTTAAGCAGCCTGGATCCAGAACCAGGGCTCAGATCAGGGCTGCGGAGCTGCTGGACAACACTGTGGAGCTGATCAGGGAAATGGTCTACACTCATGCCATGGCACAGCCGGACCCCAAAG ATCTGCTGAGCGAGGACGACATGCAGAACCTGCAGCAGGTGACCGGCTGCTCTGCTGAGCTGCAGACACCCAACTGTGCCAGTGACTGTCTGTCTGAGCGCTACAGAAGCCTGACGGGGGAGTGCAACAACAG ACGACATCCACGGTGGGGTGCTGCCAACATACCATACTCCCGCTGGCTGCCTCCAGAATACGAGGATGTCTGGGGAATGCCAAAAGGCTGGGACCCCTCTTATACCTACCACAATTTCACCCTTCCTCCA GTGCGGCTGGTCTCCCAGGAGGTGTTGTTCACGCACAATGAGCACATCGCCCTGGACTCCACTCTGTCCCACCTGTTGGTGGAGTGGGGCCAGTGGATCGACCATGACTTGGTGCTGACCCCCCAGAGCCCCAGCACATCTGCCTTCAGAACCGGAGCAGACTGCGCCCAGACCTGCAGTCGGGACACGCCCTGCTTCCCAATCCAG ATCCCACATTCCGACCCACGCAGAGACCTTCAGGGTTGCATGCCCTTCTTCCGCTCGGCCCCCAGCTGCGTTGATGGAGTTCTGCCCCGCCACCATCGGGAGCAGCTGAACGCCATCACGTCCTTTGTAGATGCCAGCATGGTGTACGGCAGCTCCGTCACTCAGGCCTCCGAGCTCCGAAACCACTCGTCCTCCATGGGCTCCATGGCGCTCAACATGCAGCACATGGATCACGGGCTGGCGTACATGCCCTACATGCCTCGTCTGCAGACTCACTTTGACCCATGTGGGCCACGAAACGCCACCAACAGATCCGCACTTCGTGGCAACATCACGTCGTGTTTCCAGGCTG GAGATTCAAGAGCGAACGAGCATCTTGGGATGATCGCCCTGCACACACTCTTCCTGAGGGAACACAACCGGCTTGTGGGGGCTCTGCAGCTCCTCAATCCTCACTGGAGTCCAGAGACCCTTTATCAAGAAGCTCGGAAGATCTTGGGGGCCGTTCATCAG ATCCTGACATGGGACCACTACTTGCCTCATGTCCTCGGAGAGAGCGCCCTCTCCAGCCTGATGCCTCCCTACAGTGGTTATAACGACACGGTTGACCCAAGCATCGCCAACgtctttgctgctgctgcatttcgTTTTGCACACGTCACCATTCAGCCGATAGTTTCCCGCCTCGGAGCAGGATACGTCGCTGATCCCAGACATCCGTCGCTTCCTCTCCATCACTCGCTGTTCGCCTCTTGGAGGGTCGTGCAGGAAG GTGGCATCGACCCAGTGCTCCGTGGTCTGTTGCTGTCGCCGGCCAAGCTCCAGACTCCTGGTCAGAtgatggtggaggagctgactgAGAGGTTGTTTCAGGCTCAGGGCGGGATGCCTCTAGACCTCGGCTCCCTTAACCTCCAGCGGGGCCGGGATCACGGTCTGCCAG GTTACGGCTCATGGCGAAGACTTTGTGGTCTGCCTGCACCCAACACAGCATCAGAGCTGGCAATCATCCTGGGGAACCAAACTTTGGCACATAAATTCCAGATGCTCTACGGCACACCGCACAACATAGACGTGTGGGTGGGTGCCATCGCCGAGCCCGCTCTCCCGGGAGGCAGAGTGGGACCCCTGCTGGCATGTCTGCTGGCCAGGCAGTTCAGAGCCTTGCGAGACGGAGACAG GTTTTGGTGGCAGAGGGAGGGAGTCTTCACCAGGGCTCAGAGACAAAGTCTCCGCACAGTCTCTCTGTCCCGCATCATTTGTGACAACAGCCACATCACACATGTCCCTGTCGATCCTTTCTCACGCACAGAAAACCCAGAAGCCATGTTGTCCTGCTCCAGCCCTCTTGTCCCTCATCTTGAACTTCACGCATGGAAGGAACCAGACTCTG ATCCTCACTGCGGTCCAGTTCCCAGGATTCTTTCTGGTTATTTTCTACTGTGCAACTCCAAGGTCATCTATCAGTGCCAGTCTGGATTCAAGCTGCATGGTTCCTCCACAATCAGCTGCGACGTCTCCAGTCGTCAGTGGAAGCCCGCGCCTCCAACATGCCAAG
- the hps5 gene encoding Hermansky-Pudlak syndrome 5 protein, whose amino-acid sequence MSSVPVVPELHTHVLAEFDCLDPLLSTLRLDSGRLKCTSLAVSRKWLALGTSAGGLHLIQREGWKQRLILTHKEGSITQVACCPHDEDFIAVATSLGLVVIWELHLERRGRPERVSVSWEHRGQAITAICWDTSSLRVFVGDSGGKVSCLRGGSSKLGKGSAFVIFPVQTVATVDSKVVQLGYQEGRLLVSSLSRVYLCDTEKEKFWRVGYKERDGEFGACFFPQNKGLLAGQPPLLYCARPGSRIWEASFNGDVLSTHQFKQLLACPPLPLITFRNEPHIDQDPRGPQSVAFPKLLYFGDQNLLTWTDSAIYIFTPHNGQVLLWTEVKDLLDIAVYRSELFCLHGSGRLSHLSFLSAERCVERLLRRESWHLAATVCCMFQHTIIASRARKCTPIDRLEYLKSQLGSSANHELIGQLEDVIAKLEPLDSASSSRRSSISSHDSFNVLDCGIYRVISRRGSQSDEDTGSFINHSMSEEERLKDFSFTQEDDQADHELHNHDRMEGVRSDQGLPFHLPLTFRAKPPRIALQAVKDSVSSFVKKTTEKINTLQMNTDHRQRPEYREGAPGDVSVAAAMSSEELANEVYDEMSSSQAELLELRAATERAVRQTLDPMILLDPVCLKDALLQWLLVLERVLGQPEGVLSASGSSDAEEPTCDQCSFEEPVPEEADSSPPKCEDDRTGDVSSTQLSPPEPIRVVSPTPLPSDLQADLTQLATLYTELSAFSSLPESPALSCTTFLRRYFFLLDQERTGRMCLLCSQQEVKSSFIEAMLDATQSSKVVEVIQKGDLQRSLRFLRELQPWSSPPLLAHLHRLYEKHGEAAVRSISQFYPTITPADVMFMAHSSHFLAYLDNLVQTQAEEHRVSFLQSLMEPQSLQHDWMELALSHDAPQHCDTLTPDGEPRWHSHRFSWGYGRLLSLLIRLPTDLTSKQKMAEACRRHGYWSGYLTLCRQLQLRSQAFSTICQLDDIALLEEPEGMKPETLEEWKLLVQLSQRGSSGSQETGGMNGSTLLNGSTDCGGRINPENLTLMLARTAGPDRALEVLEECGVQLVLSPHSKLVCQLLRVAEKRQRATIQTMLERCDRFLWSQHA is encoded by the exons ATGTCGTCAGTTCCCGTCGTACCTGAGCTCCACACTCATGTTCTGGCCGAGTTCGACTGCCTGGATCCACTTCTCTCAACTCTCCGCTTAGACTCTGGCAGGCTCAAG TGCACCAGTTTGGCCGTGTCCAGGAAGTGGCTGGCATTAGGAACATCAGCCGGTGGCCTGCACCTGATTCAGAGAGAAGGATGGAAACAAAGACTCATTCTCACTCACAAG GAGGGATCCATCACTCAAGTGGCCTGCTGCCCGCATGATGAAGATTTCATAGCTGTTGCAACAAG TCTTGGGCTGGTGGTGATCTGGGAGCTGCATTTGGAGCGACGAGGACGTCCAGagcgagtgagtgtgtcctgggaGCACCGAGGTCAGGCCATCACTGCCATCTGTTGGGACACAAGTTCGCTCAGGGTGTTCGTCGGGGACTCAGGAGGCAAAGTGTCATGTCTTCGTGGTGGATCCTCCAAGCTTGGAAAG GGATCGGCATTTGTCATATTCCCTGTGCAGACGGTTGCCACTGTGGACTCTAAAGTGGTTCAGCTCGGGTATCAGGAGGGACGGCTGCTTGTGTCTTCTCTTAGTAGAGTCTATCTTTGTGACACTGAGAA AGAGAAGTTCTGGCGTGTGGGATATAAGGAGCGTGATGGCGAGTTTGGGGCTTGTTTCTTCCCTCAAAACAAAGGATTACTGGCTGGCCAACCTCCTCTGCTCTACTGTGCAAGACCAGGGTCTCGAATATGGGAAGCCAGTTTCAACGGCGACGTTCTGAGTACACACCAGTTCAAACAGCTGCTTGCATGTCCTCCCTTACCGCTCATCACCTTCAG AAATGAGCCGCACATTGATCAAGATCCCAGAGGACCCCAGTCTGTGGCTTTCCCCAAACTGCTGTACTTTGG TGACCAAAATCTGCTGACGTGGACGGATTCAGCCATCTATATCTTCACGCCTCACAACGGTCAAGTTCTTCTGTGGACTGAAGTCAAAG ATTTGCTCGACATAGCCGTCTACCGCAGCGAGCTCTTCTGTCTGCATGGCAGTGGCCGTCTGTCCCACCTCTCCTTCTTGTCTGCGGAGCGTTGTGTCGAGCGTCTGCTGCGTCGGGAGTCCTGGCACCTGGCTGCTACCGTCTGCTGCATGTTCCAGCACACCATCATCGCCAGCAGG GCCAGAAAGTGCACTCCGATCGACCGCCTGGAGTATCTCAAGTCCCAGCTTGGCTCCAGTGCGAATCATGAGCTGATAGGTCAGCTGGAGGACGTGATTGCTAAACTGGAGCCTCTGGACTCTGCATCCAGCAGTCGCAGAAGCAGCATCTCCTCTCAT GATAGCTTCAATGTTCTGGACTGTGGGATCTACCGCGTCATCAGTCGAAGAGGAAGCCAGTCTGACGAAGACACCGGCTCCTTCATCAATCATTCCATGTCGGAGGAGGAGCGGCTGAAAGATTTCAGCTTCACGCAAGAGGATGACCAAGCGGATCATG AGCTGCATAACCATGACCGTATGGAGGGTGTGCGGTCAGATCAAGGCCTGCCGTTCCATCTCCCCCTCACATTCCGGGCCAAGCCGCCCCGCATCGCGCTGCAGGCCGTCAAAGACAG TGTTTCTAGTTTTGTTAAAAAGACAACGGAGAAGATCAACACACTCCAGATGAACACTGACCACCGACAGAGGCCAGAGTACCGGGAGGGTGCACCGGGCGACGTGTCAGTAGCAGCTGCCATGTCCTCAGAGGAGCTAGCAAATGA AGTCTACGATGAGATGTCCAGCTCGCAGGCTGAACTGCTGGAGCTCCGGGCCGCCACAGAGAGAGCTGT TCGCCAGACTCTAGATCCCATGATTCTTCTGGATCCAGTCTGTTTGAAAGATGCTCTCCTCCAGTGGTTGCTGGTCTTGGAGCGAGTTCTTGGTCAACCAGAGGGTGTTTTGTCTGCCTCGGGTTCCTCTGACGCAGAAGAGCCGACCTGCGACCAGTGTTCTTTTGAAGAGCCTGTCCCAGAGGAGGCTGACAGCTCACCACCCAAGTGTGAGGACGATCGGACAGGAGACGTCAGCAGCACACAACTCAGTCCTCCAGAACCCATTCGAGTGGTGTCCCCGACACCACTACCGTCGGACCTCCAGGCTGACCTGACTCAGCTGGCTACGCTCTACACAGAGCTAAGCGCCTTCAGCAGCCTGCCAGAGAGTCCTGCGCTGAGCTGCACCACCTTTCTCCGACGTTACTTCTTTCTGCTGGACCAGGAACGCACCGGGCGCATGTGTCTGCTCTGTTCCCAGCAGGAGGTGAAGAGCTCCTTCATCGAGGCCATGTTGG ATGCAACTCAGTCCAGTAAAGTGGTGGAGGTGATCCAGAAAGGAGACCTACAGAGATCGCTGCGTTTTTTGAGGGAACTGCAGCCCTGGAGCTCCCCGCCTCTCCTGGCACACCTGCACAG gctgTACGAGAAGCACGGCGAGGCTGCTGTGCGCTCCATTTCTCAGTTCTACCCCACCATAACCCCTGCAGACGTGATGTTCATGGCGCACAGCAGCCACTTCCTGGCTTATCTGGATAACCTGGTGCAGACTCAAGCTGAGGAACACAG GGTGTCTTTTCTGCAGTCTCTCATGGAGCCACAGTCGCTGCAGCATGACTGGATGGAGCTGGCCCTGAGCCATGATGCCCCGCAGCACTGTGACACTCTCACCCCAGATGGAGAGCCCAG GTGGCACTCCCATCGCTTCAGTTGGGGATATGGACGCCTCCTTTCTCTGCTGATTCGACTTCCTACCGACTTGACCTCCAAGCAGAAAATGGCCGAAGCCTGTCGACGTCATGG TTACTGGTCGGGTTACCTCACACTCTGTCGGCAACTGCAGCTGCGCTCCCAAGCTTTCTCAACCATCTGTCAGCTGGACGATATCGCTCTGCTGGAGGAACCTGAAG gcATGAAGCCAGAGACTCTGGAGGAATGGAAGCTCCTGGTCCAGTTGTCTCAGCGGGGCAGCAGCGGGTCGCAAGAGACCGGCGGGATGAATGGCAGCACTCTGTTGAATGGCTCCACTGACTGCGGAGGGAGAATAAACCCAGAGAATTTGACGTTGATGCTGGCTCGAACCGCTGGCCCTGATCGAGCCCTGGAGGTGCTGGAAGAGTGTGGGGTCCAGTTGGTTCTCTCACCTCATTCCAAGCTTGTGTGCCAGCTGCTGAGAGTGGCTGAGAAGAGGCAGCG gGCAACAATCCAGACCATGTTGGAACGCTGCGACCGCTTCCTGTGGTCTCAACACGCCTGA